GTATTATCTAAAGGTTAAGAGTGTTTTGCTGGCTTTGTTTTGAGTTAATTTTAATCTAAAAAAAAGATCAACTTTAAAAAAAGTTGATCTTCCATAACCATTTTTATGAGTCTATTGATTAGACATTCTGCTTTTCAATTCAGCCTTGTATGTATTGCCAATAGGGACTTGATCTTCTCCTATATGGATTCTGTTTCCTATCATTTTCTCTATTCTGGATAGAGGTATAATATAAGATTTATGAATTCTAACGAAATCTTCGTCAAGTTTATTCATAAAGTTAATCATCGTATCGGTAATTAAATACATCTTTTCAGTGGTGAATATTTTTAGATAGTTACCGTAAGCTTCTATGTATTTAATATCATCGAGCATTAATTTTAAGTTTATACCATCAACTTTTACAAAAACATAACGGGGCTTTTCACCTCCCCCATCCTGATAGTTTTTTTCTTTTGTCAACGAATCAATAACCTTGTTCACTGCCTTAAGGAATCGTGGCAGAGCTATTGGTTTTAGTAAATAATCGGAAACACCTAATTCGTAGCTTTCAATTGCATATTCAGAATATGCTGTTGTTAATATAACTTCAGGTCTTTTTGTCATAGTTTTTAGTAAATCCATACCGCTTAATTCGGGCATGTTTATATCTAAAAACATCAGATCTATTTCATTGGAATTTAGAAAATTCAAAGCTTCAATAGCATTGTCGAATTTTCCTTTTATTTCGAGGTTGGGTACGTTGTTTAAATAACTCTCAATAACACTTTGTGCTAAAGGTTCGTCGTCTACAATAATACAGGTGAATGTCATAATTTAAGATTTATTATTGTTGCGTATTT
Above is a genomic segment from Bacteroidota bacterium containing:
- a CDS encoding response regulator transcription factor, with the translated sequence MTFTCIIVDDEPLAQSVIESYLNNVPNLEIKGKFDNAIEALNFLNSNEIDLMFLDINMPELSGMDLLKTMTKRPEVILTTAYSEYAIESYELGVSDYLLKPIALPRFLKAVNKVIDSLTKEKNYQDGGGEKPRYVFVKVDGINLKLMLDDIKYIEAYGNYLKIFTTEKMYLITDTMINFMNKLDEDFVRIHKSYIIPLSRIEKMIGNRIHIGEDQVPIGNTYKAELKSRMSNQ